CCTCATATAGTCCACCTTTCACAGGAACCCCAACCCGCTCTTCCTCCATCTTATAAAGATATTCAGAATCATCACTTTCAACCAAGGATCCTCTTGGCCCTTCACTGCATTCGGCATATTCCCTCCACCAGTACGCAagaagctcctcctccctctacaAACAGTAGCCGATAAGATGAACTTCAACTCTTGATTGCGAATGGAAAATATAGCTCCCCTTATATTGTACATAAGACGAAAAAGAAGAGCAAAACAAGTTTAAACTCAAATGTGCAAGCATAGACTACTATAGATAAAATAGCAAATGTAAAACTAAGAAATATGGATCGATTGTTTGAAGATGCTAACTAATTCTCAGATGGATGCATTTCAATAATTGTAGCAATAATACTAATGTTGGAGTGGTTTTTAAGTAAGAATAAGAATTCATGCATCTGCATCTCCGTTAGGACACTAACCTCCAAGAAAGACGCCTCCAGTGCTAGAGAGTCCCTCTCGCTGAACCGGAAATAGTCTCCTTTCCCGACTATCTCTGTCCTTGGTACCGAAGAAGAGAGCACTGCATCAACGATAAATCACATGAAATCTTCAAGTGTTGAACAAGGGATACTTTTACCTCAAGCATTGATAATAAGGTGATAGTTCACGAGACCCATGAACTAGTACGACAATAGCATGTGTGCTGAACCGTGCAGATATGTCGTGCTACTGTTCAATTATAATGACCCTAAAGTAGATACAGGTCGCTGGAACTTGAATGACCCCGATTTGCCACCTTTTAAGTTTCCAGTTCCTATGTCAGCCATGAGCCCAAATCAGTAACTAGTTTgcgtgacatcccgaaaactaAACCCCAAGTAACGCTAGTGAGAGAGTTCGCATGAGCCATGGATGAGGTGCTCCGACGCAGATGATtaaggcggggggggggggggcacagaTCAACTGTTGGAGCACCACAGGAAACCAAAACGCCCTAGTCAAACACACGCGGGTGGATGCGGTGGAAGCCGGAAGGGAGGGAAGGGGACGGGGCGGCGCACCTTTGCCGGGGAGGGGGAGCTTGCAGAAGTACCAGCGGACCTCCTGGCCGTCGGAGGGGCTCTTGGTGCGCGCGAGGTACTTGTGGCGCGCGGCGCAGTGCTTGATCGCGTCCTCCAGCCGCCGGATGTTGGACTCAGTGTTCCGCAGCGAGTCCGGCGACGCGCCCTCCGCCTCTCCGGCGGGGGGCCCCGCGCGGCTCGCAGACGTCGACGCGCCCGAGGACGACGCGTCGTCCCCCGGGCCGCCGCCCTGAGCCCAGCTCTCGTCCGGCCCCGCCATGCGCGTAGCCCccgggggatcgccggcgacgagggaaAATGAGGCGGAGAGCGAGTAGGAGACGGGAAAGAAGAGGGCGGTGGGGACGGCGCGAGGTGGGCCCCAAAGAAGGGTTGGGAAAGGAGCGGCCGCGAGGCGAATCAGAAGAGCCCGGCCCAACCGCAAcgtccggccggcctgggtGGAATCAGGTCCGGCCGGTTGGAGCAGTAGTGCCGAATCTCTTCTATGCAGCCAGTTTGTAAAAAATTCGTCGAATTTAAAAGGTGTGTCCAAAGTTCAAACCACCGACAAGATTCTTGGATCTATGATCAATTTTCGCTCTGATGACGAAACGTCGACCCGTCACTAAGTCCTTTGTTCGGTTTGAGTAGCCCACGATTCAATTTTATCACACACTGGAGCTGCCTGTTTATAGTAGCTCCATGCTTTAGGAATACCATAGATGGCCATCGAATGGGACAAGTATCAACTATAGGATTATGATGACTTTGTAAAGATGTTGATATTATGGTTTATAGCTGTTTTGTGGTGACTGATTATTTCATTGTATACTTATAGCTTTTTGAAATTTCATTCTATACTCATAGTGAAAAAGGTGCAACAAGCCGGTCAATTAGATTTTTCGATGGATTCATAACACGTAAGAGGAGCACTGCACAACCCAAAAAACCACAAGCAAAAAATACAAACACATTATCTCGAGTGTAGAAAACGTAAGAATAAATAAGATGGAACGTCAAACTCGAAGTGGTGTATGGCTGCATTAAATTATATCAATTTTTTAGTTTCATATGTTCCTTAACAATTTTTTAGTTTCATATGTTCCTAGAGAACGTAATAGGATTGCACAGTGTTTGGTTGTAGATGTCCACATAATGACACTCTCCGCTGGGAGGGCATTTCATGGAGCTTGAGGACCCGGTGCTCACCGAGTCGGTTAGCTCCCTATCTTAATGGAATGAAAAttccttttcaaaaaagaaGTGGTGGATGTGATTTTATTAATTGTTCGAGGATTGAAAATTCGAATGCATGAAcgtatatttatatttattattattaagtCTAGCTGCACACCATACGTTGTTGTACCGTAAAAATACATTATTTTTGCTTTCACCTGCACACTGGAGAATACGCCTTTCTACACATGATACGTACTAGCTGCAGCAAGAAACGCCCTTTTCCCCCTTTATATAACCGGGCAAGAACAGCCACGGACCCATCTCCCCAGAAGCGCCTCCACGCCGACCCgtctaaaaagaaaaaaaaaatcggagGCGGCGAAAACCCTCAAACCCTAATCCTCTCGCTCCCCCATGGCGGACCccgacgccgcgccgctgaCCCCGCCGCCAGaggtagtagcccccgaggagCATCCGGCTGCCACCGACTCCGCGGCCTCCGCGGCgcaggaggaggccgcggcgggcgaAGTCGATCACAAGAGGAAGCTTGAGGAGGTCGGCGCCGACGCGGAGGCGAACGGCGACGGAGAGGACGCCAAGCGACCCCGCGTGGACGGCGAGACCGACGCCTCCGGAGGTGGATCTCTCACGCCCCCCTTGTCAATCTCGCTCTGAATCTGTTTAATCCCTTGCCGTGGGCACTGCTACTTCGCTTTCAAGCTTTCAGCTAATCCGGTCGGTTCGCTCGCTTTCTCGTTTGGGATCAGGGACTGAGCAGCAGAACGATGGGTCCTCCGTGAATGCCGAGGAGCCCGCAGCTGCGGAGGACGGCAAGGTTGCCCCTACCGAGGGGGTGGTAGATGGTGATAATGGCCCGGTCGCGGCTTCTGAGGTTCTGCCACTCGAGCCCACACCAGAAGCAGCAGCTGGAGCTCCACAGCAAGAAGGTGATGCAGCAACTGCCTCTCAGGAGACATCTCGGAAAATCGAAGTGCCCAATAGCAAGGTATATTCATCTGTTGAGCTTATTTACTGTTGAGATTCTGCTTTAGCTGTGATGATACATGATACTAGCTAGGCCTAGGAGGAACGGACGAAACGGCAAACACGGATAAGAGCATTTATAGGCACTACTAGTTTTGATGTGTTGTTCGGTGCATGCTGATTATGGGTATTAATGCAGGTTGGTGTGCTGATTGGAAAAGCTGGTGAAACAATCAGGAACTTGCAAACGAGCTCGGGtgcaaagatccaaatcaccaAGGACATCGATGCAGATTCGAGTGCTCTGACCCGGTCGGTTGAACTAGTTGGAACCCTTGCAAGTGTTGATAAAGCTGAGCAGCTTATTAAGAGTGTTATAGCTGAGGTACTAAATATGCGTGTTCATTCGTCGATTCTAGTTATTTTTTACCTGTGCATCCACCCGCGCAAATCCTAACAATTCCATCACTCTATTCCAGGCTGAGGCTGGCGGTTCCCCTGCTTTAATAGCTAGAGGCTTTGGAAGTGGGCAGTCAGGATCCGAGCAGTTTGAGATGACAGTTCCTGATAATAAGGTCCTTTCATTGCGTTGATGATGTAGTTATAGGGTGCCATTTTATTTGCTCAACCATTACCTGTATATGCTATAGGTTGGCCTGATTATCGGAAAAGGTGGCGAGACAATTAAAGGCCTGCAAACAAGATCTGGTGCTCGTATTCAGGTGGATATGTTACTTGTTATGCTGGCATGCCAATGCCTTCACTGCCCATATATCGAGTGGTCTAAGCTGATGAaaactttgtttttttttttgtagttgATACCCCAACATCCTCCAGAGGGTGTTACATTGACTGAACGAACTGTACGTGTCACTGGGAATAAGAAACAGATTGAAGTCGCAAAGGATTTGATCAAGCAGGCTATGAATCAGGTGATGTGATCTTACTTTGTCTTTTGTTTTTAGTCTATTCGTGCTTTCAGTGTTTGAGTGTAGCTAGAAGCCTAGGGGCTTGAATCAAGCTTTTGTTTGTTCATTCACTCTGTGATTTACTCTGATGCCAGCTGCTGACGTGATTTTGCTTCATGATTGATTCACTCATGATATGGTTATTCACGTTATGCTAGACACAGAATTCAATTTTCTCTTCCTGGTATTTCTGTTACCTTGTCAAGTTCATGACATTACTGTTGAGAACACTGCATACTGTGCTATTGTATTGATTGGTTGATTGATAAGTGTTCTGAGCTTTGGATGCCATGCCCATGATATGCCTGCTGTATCATTGTACGGTTCGTATGATATTTATGATATTTTGGAGCCAAACTTGAGATTTTCTGTCATTGTTTTAATCAGTCCTCCTTGATAAGCTTTTTAGCTTGTATAGATGCCCTGAGTATACTGATATTTTTGTTATAAAGAGAAACACTGCTTGGTTTCACTATTTTGTTATTAATATTGCAAGTAGATTGCCATTTTCTTGCGTGGGAGTGTTGGACCTTTGGTTTTTTATTAATTCAAGTGTTGTTATAAACTAACCTCTCTTCTACAATGGCCCTTGTATGAAGTACCAATCTTGATATTGCAGGGCCTAGTTGGGCTGAAAGGTAAGTTCTTCTTAATCAGTGATCTGCTTGTGTTCTCTTTTCCATTTTTCTGATGAAAGATAGATGAGACACCATTACTTTGTGAGGACCGAGGGAATCAATAATTTCTATTATCTCATCCACAATGTTTTTTAGGAATACTTCTCTTAGGTTTTTAATCTTTATCAAGTTGAATACCTCCATGAATGTTTCACTTCCTTCCGCTCGTATAAATCCCTATCCTTAGCACTAAGCATTATGTTTTTGTTGCCTTAATTTGTCTTCCCGTTTTACAGCACTATGCATTCTTCGATACTTGTCCACTCCTGATTATAAAGAATATAAATTATAAAATCGTCAAAATAATACAGTATCAAATAATTCAGAGATGGGATGGACTGTTGACGATACATAGCAAGTGGTTTGTTTGGGAAATTTGGATAAAACTGATAGAATTCTTTATCCCACAAGCTTGACTGTTAGTAGTAAACACATTATCAACTTTTTTTATCTGTTGACTTAATAACAAACATGGGCATGCTTAATTGAAACAAGGTGGAACACAAGATCCTTGACTTCAGCTTTTCAAGTGCTGTGTTACCATACCAGCAGTTTGTCCAATTGGCATTTTGCTAATTACTAGATACGATCTGATTATGTTTCCTACATAAGCAGTCACAACTGACAAATCAGATTCATTCGCTTCCAGTTTCCATGGATTGTCTTTGTTGAAGGTGCAAATTTGGAGTTGGTTGGGTATCCTAATGCAGATACAGCTAGCTTTCCTCATGGGGTCATCGTTCTTCATCCTATACATGCACCGCAGAGGGATATTTCCATTATCCCTTACCCTTGCATGGTTTATGTAGTTGGTAACTGGTAAGGCTGCCTATTGCCAAAAGGAAACAGAAACAGTATGGTATTTGAAGACTGCAACAGGTGTATCATTGCCATGACAAGGCTACTGCATCAGCATGTCTAGGTTTGCTAAACTGAATCGTTTGCGACTGTATGTTGTCTGCAAAACACCACTTCCATATGCTATAGCTGAACAAAGCATTTGCACATCATTGGTACTTCGGTATAGCGCTCTTATGTAGAATGTTGAATTAACTATAATGAAATGCGGGTTACATAGCACTATTATAGGCCCAATATTTTTTACAGTTGCTATCAGATAATGTGTGCTGCATTGTATTTAATCTCTCAATATTTATGTGCTTTGGATTGAAgctgcttgtatgtttatgagatgaacaaatattttaaataCTGAACTAcccttctttttttatttaaatttcttgtTGCTGTTTTCAATTATGGTAACCAAGGTCTTGttgatatttttattatttttgtaattttattATTTGTATTATATTAATGGTGTCACATACATCATGTTCTCCACAAGTCTGTGGAAATTTTGACTCGTATTGATGGAATTCTGTTCTTGAacaattttcttgaatgattttaTGATCAATGTTGCACTGTCTTAAGTATGGTACACAGCCAGATATGCAGGCATATTTTCTCATTGTTATTCTTATTTAATTGCAAAATGTGAACTCTGTCTGGTTGCCCCTTGATAGCATCCTATAATTGCCTTTTGCTTTTTCGATAGGTGTATTTGCCACTATTTATTATCTAGTTTTATTTTCTGGTTTCTAACAGGCTTTCTTTTACAGAATTTCTCAAAGCATGCGAACCAATCTGGTGGATTTGGTCCGCAAGGTTACCACCCTCAGGGTCATGGTGCAGCTTCGCAGTGGGGGCCACGTTCTCAAAGTCAGCCTGGCTATGGGTACCCACCAAGAGGTATGCCTCCACCTCAGAACTACAACCCACCCTATGGTGGTTACCCGCAGCAGGGACCACCAAGAGGCGGCATGGGCTGGGATCAAAGGCAGGGGGGCCCTCCGCCCCATCCTTCATATCAGGGTGGTGGTTCTGACTACTACAAGCAGGGATCTCAACCATATGATAGCCAGCCACCAAACTACCCTCCTGGACCAGGGAGCTACAACAGTTATGGGCAATCTCAGGCTCCTGGCTATGGACAACCTCCGTATCAGCAACATGCGCCTCAACAGAACTATGGCCATGGGTATGGTGATCCTAGATACAATGCTCCGCCTCCAAACCAGTACTATGGGCAGCCACCAATGGCCCCCCAGCAAGGCTATCCTCAACAGGCAGATCCTTATGCTAGGCCTCCTTACAGTGGACCGGGACAATGGGCGCCCAGAGGTGCTCCGGCTGCAGATGGCTCCTACcaggcaccaccgcctgcatcTTATGGGCCACCCTCCCAGCAACCTCCTGCTTATGGCCAAACATATGGCGTGGCAACTGCACCTGATGGGTATGCTCAACAGGGCTACCCACAGCAGAGTGGGCAAGCACCAACTCCATATGGCCAGAATGCACCAGCAGCGCCAGGTTATCCTCAGCAAGGCACACAGCAAGGTGGCTATGCACAGTACCCGCAATCCCAACCAGCATATGGTGATCAAGCCGCTCCAGCCAATGCGAACTATGGCTACCAGGGAGCTCCAGCAGATCCCAACTATGGAAGTGCCTACTCACAATCAGGATATGGACCTCCTGCTCCTTCAGCTGGTCAGCCTGGTTATGCTTCTGCGCCAGCAGCTGGCCAGCCTGCAGCATATGGCCAGGCAGGGTACACCCAACCACCTACAAACCCTCCAAGTTATGATcagtctgcagcagcaccagctcAAAGCGGATACGCTGCACCTGCTGCAAATCCACAGCCTGCTCCAGCAAAGGTGGTGTCGCCACAGCCTGCTGCTGGATATGCCGGTGGGCAGTGGACAGCATGAACCTCTCTCAACCGGCACTGACAGCAGATCTTGTTTCATACCTATCCCAATGTTTGGATCTTTTGGATGTTTCTGGGGATGCAATGGTTAGTGTGGACTTTTGTTATCTGAATGAGATTGTAACCCTCCAAGTTGTAATACTTGCATTGCTGTAGTACCTAGTAGTCTGGTTAAGGTGACATTAAACATCCTATTCAGTTTTAAGAGAACCTTTGTTTTATTATTATATTTCGTAGCTTGTCAAGTAATTTCTTGATCCTTCATCTATAATATTTTTGCTTAGTTTTGCACTGTCGTTCCTGGAAAGATTGGCGTGTTTTGCCTTATGTTGTTCAAGGCAAGATAAGGTGTTCTTGGGAGTTGGCAGAAATGTAATGTTTCTGCGCATGAGCATCTAAAATTTCGTtagtttcatattatttgatcTGTTATTTGTGTTAGCATGACGAGAATGGACACTGTAGAAACATTCCTTTCATATCAAGTTGTTTGGGGGAGAAAAATACCAAGT
The Panicum virgatum strain AP13 chromosome 6N, P.virgatum_v5, whole genome shotgun sequence genome window above contains:
- the LOC120677689 gene encoding far upstream element-binding protein 2-like, whose protein sequence is MADPDAAPLTPPPEVVAPEEHPAATDSAASAAQEEAAAGEVDHKRKLEEVGADAEANGDGEDAKRPRVDGETDASGGTEQQNDGSSVNAEEPAAAEDGKVAPTEGVVDGDNGPVAASEVLPLEPTPEAAAGAPQQEGDAATASQETSRKIEVPNSKVGVLIGKAGETIRNLQTSSGAKIQITKDIDADSSALTRSVELVGTLASVDKAEQLIKSVIAEAEAGGSPALIARGFGSGQSGSEQFEMTVPDNKVGLIIGKGGETIKGLQTRSGARIQLIPQHPPEGVTLTERTVRVTGNKKQIEVAKDLIKQAMNQNFSKHANQSGGFGPQGYHPQGHGAASQWGPRSQSQPGYGYPPRGMPPPQNYNPPYGGYPQQGPPRGGMGWDQRQGGPPPHPSYQGGGSDYYKQGSQPYDSQPPNYPPGPGSYNSYGQSQAPGYGQPPYQQHAPQQNYGHGYGDPRYNAPPPNQYYGQPPMAPQQGYPQQADPYARPPYSGPGQWAPRGAPAADGSYQAPPPASYGPPSQQPPAYGQTYGVATAPDGYAQQGYPQQSGQAPTPYGQNAPAAPGYPQQGTQQGGYAQYPQSQPAYGDQAAPANANYGYQGAPADPNYGSAYSQSGYGPPAPSAGQPGYASAPAAGQPAAYGQAGYTQPPTNPPSYDQSAAAPAQSGYAAPAANPQPAPAKVVSPQPAAGYAGGQWTA